AATAATAACCTGGTTGCCGCCGGTTACCTTCTGCATCTGGATATTGGCGTCGCCGGTCACACTCTCGATTACCGGCTGCACCTGCTCCTCCAGCTCCTCAATGGTGTAATCCTCGTTGAAGGTGACGGTGGTCGCCGTACCGCCCATAAACTCCAGGCTGTAATTCAGGATCCTGCCGTCGGTTCCATTGTGGATAAGCATCGCCACCGGACCGGAAAGCACCAGCACAATCGAAATAACAAAGAAGATTTTTCTCTTGCCGACGAAATCGATCGGCTTTACCTGCTTTGCTCTTCCGTAATATTTTTCATCCTGCACGCCCAGTGTATAAACCGCATTCATAATCAGACGGGAAACCACGCAGGCGGTAAACATGGACAGTACGATACCAAGAGCCAGCGTCTGCGCAAAGCCCTGGATAGAACCGGTTCCCTTCCACGCCAGCACCGCCGCCGCAATCAGCGTCGTGATGTTGCCGTCCAGAATCGCGGAGAGCGCTTTCTGGAAGCCGGTCTTAATTGCTGTTTTTACGGATGCGCCCGCCGCAATCTCCTCGCGGATACGCGCATAAATAATAACGTTTGCATCCACCGCCATACCGATGGAAAGAATGATACCGGCGATGCCGGAAATCGTAAGCGTAAGGTCAAACGCATTCAGGCAGAGCAGATCCAGACCCGTGTAGATCAGCAGGGATACGCCTGCCACAATACCCGGCACCCGGTAAACCACCGCCATAAAGAGAATTACCAGGATAAGACCGATAATACCCGCCATAAGGCTGGTGGAAATCGCTTTCTGTCCAAGTGATGCGCCTACCACGTTTGAGCGCAGCTCCTCCAGCTCGATGGACAGAGAACCGATACGGATGGAGGATGCCAGTCTTTCCGCTTCCTCGTGGTCCGCCATACCGGTAATCTGCGCTGTTCCGCCGGTGATTGCCGTCTGTACGACCGGGCTGCTGATCACCTGGTCATCGTATACAATATAGATAATGTTTCCGATATTTTCACTGGTCGCCTCGGCAAACTTTGTGCTGCCCTCATCGGTAAGCACCAGCTCTACCACGTTCTGGCTGTTGCCCATTTCGTCCGGCGTGGTACCGGCGGTCGCCGTCTTTACATCCGTACCCTCCAGCACGACTGTACCATCGGAAAGCTCAAAGGTAAGAGAACCCGGTTTTCCAAGCTCCTCCAGAATAGCGTTCGCATCGGAAACACCCGGAATCTCGATATTGATACGGTCCGAGCCCTCCTGGTAGACCTGCGCCTCCGTGCTGTAGGAAGCGACACGCTGCTGCAGCTTGTAGATAGTATCGCTCATATCCTCCGCGGACGGCGCTTCCTCTCCGACCGCGCGGTATGTGATGCTGACACCGCCAGACAGATCAAGACCGAGCAGGATATTCCTTGCCGCGCCCGTTCCCGTCGGACCAAAGCCCACAATCGTTGTAAAGCCCAGCAGCAGAACCAGCACGACCGCCCCAATCACCACTGCCAGTGATTTCTTCTTGTTCATTTTCCTCTTCCTCCTGAATTAAACATATTCGGAAAAATCCCCTGC
This is a stretch of genomic DNA from Marvinbryantia formatexigens DSM 14469. It encodes these proteins:
- a CDS encoding protein translocase subunit SecDF, with the translated sequence MNKKKSLAVVIGAVVLVLLLGFTTIVGFGPTGTGAARNILLGLDLSGGVSITYRAVGEEAPSAEDMSDTIYKLQQRVASYSTEAQVYQEGSDRINIEIPGVSDANAILEELGKPGSLTFELSDGTVVLEGTDVKTATAGTTPDEMGNSQNVVELVLTDEGSTKFAEATSENIGNIIYIVYDDQVISSPVVQTAITGGTAQITGMADHEEAERLASSIRIGSLSIELEELRSNVVGASLGQKAISTSLMAGIIGLILVILFMAVVYRVPGIVAGVSLLIYTGLDLLCLNAFDLTLTISGIAGIILSIGMAVDANVIIYARIREEIAAGASVKTAIKTGFQKALSAILDGNITTLIAAAVLAWKGTGSIQGFAQTLALGIVLSMFTACVVSRLIMNAVYTLGVQDEKYYGRAKQVKPIDFVGKRKIFFVISIVLVLSGPVAMLIHNGTDGRILNYSLEFMGGTATTVTFNEDYTIEELEEQVQPVIESVTGDANIQMQKVTGGNQVIIKTRELSVDERQEMEEKLVSDFGVDDTLISTESISSTISSEMRSDAVVAVLIATILMLLYIWFRFKDIRFATSAVIALLHDVLVVLACYAIVWISVGNTFIACMLTIVGYSINATIVIFDRIRENLKGMKKKDSIADVVNLSITQTLTRSIYTSITTFIMVAMLYVLGVSSIREFALPLMVGIICGGYSSVCITGPLWYVMKTKIKSKQ